A part of Myxococcus landrumus genomic DNA contains:
- a CDS encoding cytochrome c biogenesis protein CcdA has translation MSLGLPGIFLAGLLTFLSPCILPLVPFYLSFLAGVSLSQLRETGGTARRPWGVALAFSLGLATVFIALGMAATAVGGALSEHREWLLRFGGVALLLLGLKQLGLIKLPWVDRESRPWLDRVRKGGSVAGAFLFGGAFALGWTPCIGPVLGAVLTYTAASTSEPLMGALYLGTYAAGLSVPLVLTAAIAPLALKWMERAKRHLRKFEMATGVLLVGVGVLLFTDSLQKLVPSVQAVEVAAPVQSSAPAGSTTAEAAACGTESEGACALPEQGFVPSSDAPSVLAGIKRPTMVEFVSQSCPVCQRMEPVVAMAAQVCSREGVDVLRLDVGTAEGRQAANRHGVRGVPTFLFLDSAGQEVARRVGEQPLTSLREGLETIAGVRCAGLLPSGAPTEPQGSAGT, from the coding sequence ATGAGCCTCGGCCTTCCCGGCATCTTCCTCGCGGGGCTGCTGACGTTCCTGTCCCCCTGCATCCTCCCGCTGGTCCCCTTCTATCTGTCGTTCCTCGCGGGCGTGTCCCTGTCGCAGTTGCGAGAGACGGGCGGCACCGCGCGGCGTCCCTGGGGCGTGGCGCTGGCGTTCTCGTTGGGGCTCGCGACGGTGTTCATCGCGCTGGGGATGGCGGCCACCGCCGTGGGTGGGGCGCTCTCGGAGCACCGGGAGTGGCTCCTGCGCTTCGGTGGCGTCGCGCTGCTGCTGCTCGGGCTCAAGCAACTGGGGCTCATCAAGCTGCCCTGGGTGGACCGGGAGTCGCGGCCGTGGCTGGACCGCGTGCGCAAGGGTGGCAGTGTCGCGGGGGCCTTCTTGTTCGGTGGCGCCTTCGCGCTGGGCTGGACGCCGTGCATCGGCCCCGTGCTCGGGGCGGTGCTCACGTACACCGCCGCCTCCACCTCCGAGCCGCTGATGGGCGCGCTCTACCTGGGCACCTATGCCGCGGGCCTGTCCGTCCCCTTGGTGCTCACGGCCGCCATCGCGCCCCTGGCGCTGAAGTGGATGGAGCGCGCGAAGCGTCACCTCCGCAAGTTCGAGATGGCCACGGGTGTGCTGCTCGTGGGTGTGGGTGTGCTGCTCTTCACCGATTCGCTGCAGAAGCTGGTGCCGTCGGTCCAGGCGGTGGAGGTCGCCGCTCCCGTGCAGTCGTCCGCACCCGCTGGGTCCACGACAGCGGAGGCCGCGGCGTGTGGCACGGAGTCGGAGGGCGCGTGTGCGCTTCCGGAGCAGGGCTTTGTTCCGTCGAGCGACGCCCCCTCCGTGCTGGCGGGCATCAAGCGTCCGACGATGGTGGAGTTCGTGAGCCAGAGCTGCCCTGTCTGTCAGCGGATGGAGCCCGTGGTGGCGATGGCCGCGCAGGTGTGCTCGCGAGAGGGCGTTGACGTCCTGCGTCTGGATGTCGGCACCGCCGAGGGGCGGCAGGCCGCGAACCGCCATGGTGTCCGAGGTGTGCCCACGTTCCTCTTCCTGGACAGTGCTGGTCAGGAAGTGGCGCGCCGAGTGGGCGAGCAGCCCCTGACCTCGCTCCGTGAGGGGCTGGAGACCATTGCCGGCGTGCGTTGTGCCGGGCTCCTCCCGTCGGGGGCGCCGACGGAGCCGCAGGGGAGCGCTGGCACCTGA
- a CDS encoding anti-sigma factor family protein, whose translation MEACSLEWQERLSAGFDGESEAHEQRALEQHLERCAGCAREMARFDSLRVALRAQAVDAGVPPELKARVDRLAARPRWAFSRGTLAAGGAIAALLAVGVFWTSRAGLAGGMNDALAMDLERHHLKAFSRATPCEFESSNPEDVKAWVEREVGYEVDVPSVPGAELLGARRCQLHGEVSASLLYRHGDKAMTLFLPEPGSPVAKAAARFAGDGTRCTQGPVGERICVAPRGSGHAALAVSEAESPVLLEALARLSP comes from the coding sequence ATGGAAGCCTGTAGCCTGGAGTGGCAGGAGCGGCTCTCCGCGGGGTTCGACGGGGAGAGTGAGGCTCATGAGCAGCGCGCCCTGGAGCAGCACCTCGAGCGATGCGCGGGCTGTGCCCGGGAGATGGCTCGCTTTGACTCGCTGCGCGTCGCGCTGAGGGCGCAGGCCGTGGACGCGGGAGTGCCGCCCGAGCTGAAGGCGCGGGTCGACCGGTTGGCCGCGCGCCCTCGCTGGGCCTTCTCCCGAGGCACGTTGGCGGCGGGAGGCGCCATCGCGGCGCTGCTGGCCGTCGGGGTGTTCTGGACGTCGCGAGCGGGCCTCGCGGGGGGCATGAACGACGCCCTCGCGATGGACCTGGAGCGGCACCACCTCAAGGCGTTCTCGCGCGCGACGCCGTGCGAGTTCGAGTCCTCGAATCCGGAGGACGTCAAGGCGTGGGTGGAGCGGGAGGTCGGCTACGAGGTGGATGTGCCGTCGGTGCCGGGCGCGGAGCTCCTGGGCGCTCGCCGCTGCCAGCTGCATGGAGAGGTCTCCGCCTCGCTGCTGTACAGGCATGGAGACAAGGCGATGACCCTCTTCCTGCCGGAGCCGGGGTCTCCCGTGGCGAAGGCCGCCGCGCGCTTCGCGGGGGATGGGACTCGCTGCACGCAAGGGCCGGTGGGCGAGCGCATCTGTGTGGCTCCTCGGGGAAGCGGGCACGCGGCCCTGGCTGTTTCGGAGGCGGAGTCACCGGTGCTTCTCGAGGCCCTGGCTCGCTTGTCTCCTTGA
- a CDS encoding RNA polymerase sigma factor translates to MSPRSFIERALEHLPALRRVGRRLTGSSAEADDLVQETVARALERRGEVRDPERLKGWLLAVQRTVYLNSRRGLRPRLEVLEGGLGKDVAEPFSDLEAELQARSLSAGMRKALDSLAPDWRDALWLREVEELSYEEIAQVQGCPVGTVRSRLARARLAMLEVLEKEKAHGSL, encoded by the coding sequence GTGAGTCCCCGGTCCTTCATCGAACGTGCCTTGGAGCACCTGCCTGCCCTGCGACGGGTGGGCCGTCGGCTGACGGGCAGTTCCGCGGAGGCGGATGACCTGGTCCAGGAGACGGTGGCGCGCGCCCTGGAGCGGCGGGGCGAGGTGAGGGACCCCGAGCGCCTCAAGGGCTGGCTGCTCGCCGTCCAGCGCACCGTGTACCTCAACTCCCGCCGAGGGCTGCGGCCTCGGCTGGAGGTGCTGGAGGGTGGGTTGGGGAAGGACGTCGCGGAGCCCTTCTCGGACCTGGAAGCGGAGCTGCAGGCGCGCTCGCTCAGCGCGGGCATGCGGAAGGCGTTGGACTCGCTGGCCCCGGACTGGCGCGATGCGCTGTGGCTGAGGGAAGTCGAGGAGCTGAGCTACGAGGAGATTGCCCAGGTGCAGGGCTGCCCCGTGGGGACGGTGCGCTCACGTCTGGCCAGGGCGCGGCTGGCGATGCTCGAGGTCCTCGAGAAGGAGAAGGCACATGGAAGCCTGTAG
- a CDS encoding amidohydrolase, with protein METTVYLAERIWTLDAERPSARALAVQSGRVVAVGTCEEVRSAVPGAREVDLGSATVVPGLVDAHAHLHGLGRALTTVRLEKAPSVEAVLLRLSQAPASSFQGDWLLGRGWDQNEWPGSAFPGRAELDARFPSTPVFLTRIDHHAAWVNGEALRRAGISRDTPDPEGGRILRDERGEPTGVLVDNAMDVVAAAMPPPTRVQLETRLRAALERCAHVGLTGVHDAGMDLDAFRVLQRWDAEGTLPLRIYAMAAGQGEERHAYLEQGPWSGRMLTMRSVKFLADGALGSRGAALHEDYCDEPGQRGLLLMSPEELHARARAFMSKGFQVCIHAIGDRANTLVLDVLLSGSEETGTRALRHRVEHAQILRREDILRLGAAGLVASVQPTHATSDMPWAEARLGRERLKGAYAWRGLKDAGANLALGSDFPIENPDVLAGLYAARTRRDALGRPEGGWFPEEALSGREALEGFTRGPAWASFDEARRGRLAPGQDADFVALSVDPVEGPAESLVDARILATVVAGVEVFRAAP; from the coding sequence ATCTGGCGGAGCGAATCTGGACGTTGGACGCGGAGCGCCCATCGGCGCGAGCCTTGGCGGTCCAGTCAGGGCGCGTGGTGGCGGTGGGGACGTGCGAAGAAGTCCGCTCCGCGGTGCCGGGGGCTCGAGAGGTGGACCTGGGGTCCGCCACGGTGGTGCCCGGACTCGTGGATGCACATGCGCACCTGCACGGGCTGGGGCGCGCGTTGACCACGGTGCGTCTGGAGAAGGCTCCCTCCGTGGAGGCCGTGTTGCTCCGGCTCTCGCAGGCGCCTGCCTCCAGCTTCCAGGGAGACTGGCTGTTGGGACGCGGGTGGGACCAGAACGAGTGGCCCGGTAGCGCCTTCCCGGGTCGAGCGGAGCTGGACGCGCGCTTCCCTTCGACGCCCGTGTTCCTCACGCGAATCGACCATCACGCGGCCTGGGTGAACGGCGAAGCCCTGCGGCGCGCGGGAATCTCGAGGGACACACCAGACCCCGAGGGAGGCCGCATCCTCCGGGATGAGCGAGGCGAGCCCACGGGCGTGCTCGTGGACAACGCCATGGACGTGGTGGCGGCGGCGATGCCTCCACCCACGCGAGTCCAACTCGAGACGCGGCTGCGCGCGGCGCTGGAGCGCTGTGCACACGTGGGGCTGACGGGAGTCCATGACGCGGGCATGGACCTGGACGCGTTTCGAGTGCTCCAGCGCTGGGACGCGGAGGGCACGCTGCCGCTGCGCATCTACGCGATGGCGGCGGGACAGGGTGAGGAGCGGCACGCCTATCTGGAGCAGGGGCCCTGGTCGGGGCGGATGCTGACGATGCGCTCGGTGAAGTTCCTGGCGGATGGCGCGCTGGGGAGCCGGGGCGCGGCGCTGCACGAGGACTACTGCGACGAGCCGGGACAGCGTGGCCTGTTGTTGATGTCGCCCGAGGAACTCCACGCGAGGGCTCGGGCCTTCATGTCCAAGGGCTTCCAGGTCTGCATCCACGCCATTGGAGACCGTGCCAATACGTTGGTGCTGGATGTGCTGCTGAGCGGCTCGGAGGAGACGGGCACGCGGGCACTGAGGCACCGCGTGGAGCACGCGCAGATACTGCGACGTGAGGACATCCTCCGGCTGGGCGCGGCGGGACTGGTGGCGAGCGTGCAGCCCACGCATGCGACCAGTGACATGCCCTGGGCGGAGGCTCGGCTGGGTCGTGAGCGGCTGAAGGGGGCCTACGCGTGGCGCGGCTTGAAGGACGCGGGGGCGAACCTCGCGCTGGGCAGCGACTTCCCCATCGAGAATCCGGATGTCCTGGCGGGCCTGTACGCGGCGCGCACGCGGCGGGATGCCTTGGGGAGACCGGAGGGTGGATGGTTTCCGGAGGAGGCGTTGTCGGGGCGGGAGGCGCTGGAGGGCTTCACGCGGGGGCCCGCGTGGGCGTCCTTCGACGAAGCCCGGCGCGGCCGGTTGGCGCCGGGCCAGGACGCGGACTTCGTGGCGCTGTCCGTGGACCCGGTGGAGGGCCCCGCGGAATCGCTCGTCGACGCGCGCATCCTGGCCACGGTGGTGGCGGGCGTGGAGGTGTTCCGCGCCGCGCCGTGA
- a CDS encoding rhodanese-like domain-containing protein, which translates to MKLVLVAVAVLAGVLGVACTRERPEVRAEAHKWVESGALLLDVRTPEEFAEGHLPGALNIPVDLLSERLGELGSPETPVVVYCRSGKRSTRAETLLKERGFQQVLNLGPMSAWE; encoded by the coding sequence ATGAAGCTCGTTCTCGTTGCTGTCGCAGTGCTCGCGGGTGTGCTGGGAGTTGCTTGTACACGCGAGCGGCCGGAAGTCCGGGCCGAGGCCCACAAGTGGGTGGAGTCTGGCGCCCTGCTGCTGGACGTCCGCACTCCGGAGGAGTTCGCGGAGGGCCACCTGCCCGGTGCGTTGAACATCCCCGTGGATCTGCTCTCCGAGCGGCTGGGGGAGCTCGGCTCGCCCGAGACGCCCGTGGTGGTCTATTGCCGCAGTGGCAAGCGCAGCACCCGCGCGGAGACGCTGCTGAAGGAGCGTGGCTTCCAGCAGGTCCTCAACCTCGGGCCCATGTCGGCGTGGGAGTGA
- a CDS encoding sigma-70 family RNA polymerase sigma factor, which translates to MEAVTENMSCESPELEIPDAVVEARVREHLDLVERLAWKYRWTGLPQDELVAEGNVGLMEAAGRFEDRGIPFGVYASQWIRARIRAYVGRNWSMAGGRAPWVVFQLRRERARLEARWGEGHPEVVRRLADALGKKEEDVAKASESLARDLSLDAPVTQDGEVTRLEVLEGNEASQEDVVDQAQWAARLRASVEAAWPELDARERALVEERMLVEEGASAELLARRFGVTAVRIRQIEQGLRAKLKRRLTASLTPWDAEAMPRAA; encoded by the coding sequence ATGGAAGCCGTCACGGAGAACATGTCCTGCGAGTCCCCTGAGCTTGAGATTCCCGACGCCGTGGTTGAGGCGCGAGTGCGGGAGCACCTCGATTTGGTGGAACGGCTGGCGTGGAAATACCGGTGGACGGGCTTGCCGCAGGACGAGCTGGTCGCTGAAGGCAACGTCGGCTTGATGGAGGCGGCCGGCCGGTTCGAGGACCGGGGGATTCCGTTCGGGGTGTACGCCAGCCAGTGGATTCGGGCGCGCATCCGGGCGTACGTCGGGCGCAACTGGAGCATGGCGGGTGGGCGCGCGCCCTGGGTGGTGTTCCAGCTGAGGCGGGAGCGGGCGCGGCTGGAGGCCCGGTGGGGGGAGGGTCACCCGGAGGTGGTGCGCCGGCTGGCGGATGCGCTGGGCAAGAAGGAGGAGGACGTGGCCAAGGCGTCGGAGTCGCTGGCCCGGGACTTGTCGCTGGACGCGCCGGTGACGCAGGACGGGGAGGTGACGCGGCTGGAGGTGCTGGAGGGGAACGAGGCCTCGCAGGAGGACGTGGTGGACCAGGCCCAGTGGGCGGCGAGGCTGCGGGCGAGCGTGGAGGCGGCATGGCCGGAACTGGACGCTCGGGAGCGGGCGCTCGTGGAGGAGCGGATGCTGGTGGAGGAGGGGGCCAGCGCGGAGCTGCTGGCGCGCCGCTTCGGGGTGACGGCGGTGCGTATCCGGCAGATCGAACAGGGCCTGAGGGCGAAGCTGAAGCGCAGGCTCACCGCGAGTCTGACGCCCTGGGACGCGGAGGCGATGCCGCGGGCGGCGTAA
- the nhaR gene encoding transcriptional activator NhaR: MSWLNYHHLLYFWTVARAGSIAKAGEELHLAQPTISSQLKLLEESLGHKLFERQGRKLVLTDVGRTVMRYADEIFRLGNELKNVVAGLPTGQQLRLNVGVLDVIPKLVAEQLLKPALEAGPSLRIICREGPLPQLLASLALHELDVVLADAPSSEPVSVRSFNHLLGKCGVSFFAAKQLSHLKKDFPRSLDAAPMLLPSDESSVRRSLDLWFERQNLRPLIAGDFDDSALLQAFGQSGHGVFALPSVIESQVERDYNCSVIGRTDEIETCFYAITVERRLRHPAVVAIAEAARSQIFSV, encoded by the coding sequence ATGAGCTGGCTCAACTACCACCATCTCCTGTATTTCTGGACGGTTGCGCGGGCGGGAAGCATCGCCAAGGCGGGCGAGGAGCTTCACCTGGCCCAGCCGACCATCAGCAGCCAGCTCAAGCTGCTGGAGGAGTCGCTGGGCCACAAGCTCTTCGAGCGGCAGGGCCGCAAGCTGGTCCTCACGGACGTGGGCCGCACCGTCATGCGCTACGCGGACGAAATCTTCCGTCTGGGCAACGAGCTGAAGAACGTGGTCGCCGGCCTGCCCACGGGCCAGCAGCTCCGGCTCAACGTGGGCGTCCTCGACGTCATCCCCAAGCTGGTGGCCGAGCAGTTGCTCAAGCCCGCGCTCGAAGCGGGGCCGTCGCTGCGCATCATCTGCCGCGAAGGGCCGCTGCCCCAGCTGCTCGCCTCGCTCGCGCTGCATGAGCTGGATGTGGTGCTCGCCGACGCGCCCAGCTCCGAGCCGGTCAGCGTCCGCTCCTTCAACCACTTGCTGGGCAAGTGCGGCGTGTCGTTCTTCGCCGCCAAGCAGCTGAGCCATCTCAAGAAGGACTTCCCGCGCTCCCTCGACGCCGCCCCCATGCTGCTCCCCTCGGACGAGTCCTCCGTGCGCCGCTCGCTGGACCTCTGGTTCGAGCGACAGAACCTGCGCCCCCTCATCGCCGGAGACTTCGACGACAGCGCCCTGCTCCAGGCCTTCGGGCAGAGCGGCCACGGCGTCTTCGCCCTGCCCTCCGTCATCGAGTCGCAGGTGGAGCGCGACTACAACTGCTCCGTCATTGGCCGCACCGACGAAATCGAGACGTGCTTCTACGCCATCACCGTCGAGCGCCGCCTGCGCCACCCCGCCGTCGTCGCCATCGCCGAGGCGGCTCGCTCGCAAATCTTCAGCGTCTGA